In Desulfosporosinus youngiae DSM 17734, the genomic stretch TTTCCTTTACTTTAGGGATTTCTGTATCCTTTATCTCACTGTCAGCGGGATTAATGTCAGCATTTAATGGGTTTTTGTTTACATTAATTAAATGAATCTTGAAATCATCCTTATCTAATGGTGGATCGATGACCAAATATTCACGAATAAGGGTTACTTCCTTGCGCCTTTTTACGGCTTCAATATATCTCCTCTGGATTCCACCACTGGTAAGTATCTGGTATTTTTCATATAGCAAAGAGTTAAACAAATCCCACTTAAGGCAGTCATTTACTACATCGGTGACAATATCAATGTCCACATTGACTCTGCTAGAAAAAAGTAATTGTTCGCGTTCAGACCATTTATAGAAATATCCTTCCTTGTAAACTTTCATGAGTAGCTTAAGTAATATGGCAAAGCCAGTGATTTTGTGCTTCGCTTCAATAAGGAGAACCTTGTCGTCCTGGTCCATATCTACATCAAGAGAAAAGTAGTCTAATCCTTCCTTTTGTGGCCTTGCCATCTACTCACCCTCTCTGGTATTGATAATCTTCCGGATAATTCTGACCTCGTTTAAAACCTTTGTTCCAAACTTCATCATGTTGTCCGCCTCAAGGAATACCCTTAAGTTTTTGGGGGAAAATTAACATATTCGTTCATCATCGCAAAGGGGTTGTTTATGTGTCCGGTAAGCTTAAAATAGAAATCATTGATGATGTAAATGTGCTCGAAATCTTTGAACCAGAGCCCGGCAAACTAGCCTTTGTGATGTATCCCGTTGACCCCAAGGACGAAACAATTCTTGAGGTCAACGTCGATACCGCTGAGTTTTCGTCGCTGCTTAAACGGCTTCTTGATATTACCGTGTGAGCAGCTTAAAACAATGACGCTCTGTCCGAATTGTAGTTCATCCAAATGACCTCTTCCCGCTTCTGCCCAGCTTCGCAGCGGGCAATCCGTTTCTCTGTTCTCCATCCGCGCAACATCCTCAGGTAAAGCTCATTTTCATATCCCGAGATTATTACTGGCCCCGGGTGCAGCATGAGTGTTTCGAGAAGTTCCACGTGATCGGCGTCACTCATCTCATGCTTATAAATCCGGCCATGGCGAGTGCTTAGGACATAGGGTGGGTCGGCATAAATCAGCACATTTTCTTTTCTGTGGCGCTCAATCAGCCTTATCGCTGGCTGATTCTCAATCTGAACCAGGCATCCACTGGTATGCTTCAGCCTCTCTGCCGCTGCAGTTATATATTTGGGTAATCTCAGACTAAACTGAGTAAGGTTCCCGTTGTTGGCTTGAATATTATTCCGCCATCCCGTGCTATCCGACGACTTCGCACCGATAGCCTGCCACATTCTAACCAAGAAACGTCTGGCATCCTCGATGGAATTACCGGTCATTTCATAGCTCAGACGGTATTCCTGACGACTCCATGGAGTAAACTCGATTAATCGGGCCAGTTCCTCAGGATGTTCTCGAATCACTCGGAAAAGGTTCACAACATTTCCGTCCAAATCATTAATGGTCTCAATAACTGATCTTTCCTTCTGGAAAAATACCCCCCCTGATCCGAAATGTGACTCAAGGTAGGTCATTTTTTTGTAATTCCGAGGAAAATTGGAGATGATCCATTCCGCAGTGGACCATTTACTACCTGGGTATTTTAGAACTGTTTTCATATTCAAGCTCCCTCTCACCGTCTCTTTCCTCAACCGGCGTAACCCAAATGGTTTCATTCGTGAGTTCAAATTCGATTTTGGCATCAGCTTTGGCAAGCGCTAAAAGAGTTACTTCACAAATTGCTTCTGCCGAGTCTGACGGATAGGCATTCCCGATATATTCCCGGGCTTTCGCATCGCTGCATCCTTCGAGTTGGAACGGCCTTCCGTCCGGTAGGTACCGGGAGAAGGATTGAAGCATCGCCAGTTCAAAGGTTGTTAAGGGTCTATGCCAAGTACCGTCCACGGCAATAATCATCCATACTCCACTTTCGGTCTCTTCCGGGATTCGAGGATCAGCGACAGCCGCACTCCCGGAATGGACGTCGGCGCTGGTGATGGTACTTGCTGTTTTTTCCCACTTTTGGACCTTATATGATCCGCTTCGCGGTGAGCAATTAAGGCGAGGATCGGCAATACTTTGAGCCCCTGATTGTATATCTGCTATCCCTGTAACAGTTGTCCCTGGTTTATCCCATTCAAGAACTTTTCGCTTATTCGAATATCCGCTGCCCACTCTCGGATCAGAAATAAGGACTGCTCCGCTTCCTATTCTGCCGCCGGTGACTGTTGGAGCAGGCTCCTCATACCTGGTTATCCGATACTTATTACCATATCCCTGAACGTTCTCGATTCTTGGATCTGCTACGCCGGATATACCATTACTGCCGCCGGTTCTAGTGCTCCCTGTTATCGTTGGTCCTGGTTTGTCCCAATTCTGAACTCTAAAAGCTCCTGATCTTGGATTGTAATTAACCCTCGGGTCAGCCACGGAAATTGCTCCATTATTAGGTCTGTGGGAGCCGGTAACGGTTGGTGCAGGATAATCAAAAGGTACCACCTGATAAATATTTGCATAACAATCTCTTTGAAGATCCCGCCAGTCACCCCCTGCCGGTATAAGGGCCAGTCTTATCCAGGTCTTCCATTGCAGTCTTGGTACTCTGTGCATCCATCCGCACGACTCTGTATCTCCTGGCAGCGGTAACGGTCCGATGACATCACCAATCGACTTAAGACTTTTCTTTTGCGGCAAGTAAATAAGGTTCGGTATTTTACCTTGCTGCCTGGCCATGATGAGAAATCTCACCCGGTTTTGCCCCAGGCCTCCGATTTTACCAAGGCTATGCTTAGGATTCATATTTACTGCATAACAATATTTTTTAAGTAAATCACCAATTTGTCTCAGAAGATGTTTTCCCCGACTCGTTATCCGAGGCACATTCTCAAAATGGATAATATCTGGTACCTCTCCATCGCCGTACAAATAGCAGGCCATTAAGACTAATTCCATTCCTCGGACTGTCAACTCATTCAAAGCTTGATATTTCTCAGATTGTGCCGACTCTTCCGGAAGGAGGCCAGACAGGCCTTTGCAAGGCGGACTTAAAAATACGACATTTGGCACTTGATATCCAAAGGCTACCCAGATATCCCAAGGGGTTACTTCCCGCCATTCTGCCGGTGGCTCCTTACCGTGAAAAGCTATATACTGTTCCCGGCTAAATAGGTCCATAACCATGGCTGTATTATCGCCGGTAATTATGTCGTGGTTTAGGCAAGCGACCGGATCACAGTCGATGGCTACCAGCAATCTGTATTTATAAACTTGGCCGCCATATTCAACTTTGGCCTTTTTCGCTCCGTGAGAGAATCCGCCGACACCACTAAATAGAACTGCCAATGTTTTTTCGATCATTTATGATCTCCTCTCAAAATGGCGAGTGATTCTACTCCATCCATCCGAAGCCCACCGTCCTTCCTTGAGACTGACCGATACATTCCGCTTGCTCCAATTCAATTTCTTGAATAAATTGACTCTCCACCTGTAAGGCCATGGGACCGCCGGGATAGGCCTCTCTTTGTTCCGGCCGAGTAAGATACAGTCGATCCTTCGCCCTGGTGATCGCAACGTAGAATAGCCGGCGTTCTTCTTCTATATCTTCAGCTCGCTTACTGGGGAAAACGTTTTGATTCATCCCGATGACGAAAACCACCGGGAACTCTAATCCTTTTGATGCGTGAACTGTCATTAACTTGACCGAATCCACTTTTTCTTGAACGAGCTTTTCTTGGATGTCTTTCGTCCGGAGCCATTTTAAGAAGGAGTAAATACCATTAGGCTCCCCAAGGGACTCCTGAACGTTTTGCCATCGTTCAACCTCGAGTAACATAGCCGAGACATCTTCTTGACGATTTTTTAAACCCTCATTGTCATAATAAATTCGAAGGCTCAGCTGATGAATCGCTTCTTCAATTACATCACGAGCTGTCTCAATGTTCTCAACACGATCCTTGATGGATTCCAGTAAGGCATAAAATGCCTTTTCCTTTTCTGTGCCTATTTTCATAATGTCAGAAAGGCTCCAACCTTGGTCGAGTGCCTTGAATTCTAAGTTATTTATGTCTAAGTCTGTAAACCTCATATTTGGAAAGTTGATCACCTTATGAATATTGGCATCATCCTGTGGGTTGATAGCCACCTCAATGAAGGCGATAATCTTACGGATATCCTGCTTCTTAAAGACATCATTCTGACTAGAGACAATCAACGATGGGATATTCCGCCGATCAAGAACATCTTTGATCGTTTGCAATTGTCGATTCGTTCTCGCCAAAACTGCGACATTAGACCACGCTTCTGACTTCGACTCAGAAGCTATCAAGTCAGCAACCTTTCTGGATTCAGCATCTTCATCAGGCATTATCAGGTACCTAATATCCAAACCTTCGCGGTCGGCAATCAGTGCCTTTTCTGTTTGGCTAAGATTGTGCTTAATAAGTGAATTAGCTGCAGAGACTATCTGCTTGGTTGACCGATAATTACGCTCGAGCTTGATTACTTCACATTTCTGGTATTTATCAGGAAACTCAATGATATTCCGGACGTTTGCCCCTCGAAACTGATAGATTGACTGAAAGTCATCTCCGACAACGAACAGATTTTCTGGGTTAAGTAGATGAATAATCTCAAACTGAATATCATTCGTGTCCTGAAACTCATCGACGAAAATATAACGGTACCGGTTCTGCAGCTCACGCTGCGCCTGGCTAGATTCTAAAACGTTACGTGTTGAAACCAGTAAGCCATCTAAATCCATGGCGTTATTCCTCTTCAACCGGTATCCATACTCTTCAATGACTCTCGCTAAGGATTGATCCAAACCCGATAGATCCTTATAGAGATTGTCAATTACATCCCGAACTTTGATTTTTTTGTATCCAAGTTCATCAACACAGGAGTGGATAATGTCGGTTCGATCTTCTTCGTCGTAAATAGTAAAGTTAGGTTCCAGGTCAACCAAATAACCAAACTCTCGGAGCACCTGGACGCAGAAACTGTGAAAAGTACCAACGGTCAGCTTATAACCCTCTGCCGTTCCAATTAGAGCCATAACCCGTTCTTTCATTTCTTTAGCGGCGAGCCTCGTAAAAGTTAGCGCCAACATATTGCTGGTACCCACTCGTTTCTCTTGGTGGAGATATGCCATCCTGTGGGTGAGAACCCGTGTTTTCCCGGATCCTGCTCCAGCCAAGTTAAGGATGATTGGGCTGTCGGACGTAACAGCCTGAAGTTGTTGGTCATTGAGTCCGTATAGGAGGTTCATTATCGTTCAACCTCCTTGGGCGGCGTTACTTGTACTACTATGGACACTGATGATCCTAATGGCATTGAGGTGATAGTTGTTTGCATGATATTTAAAATCTTCGCAATTTTTAATTCTCCTACCGCAATGTCTTCGGCACTTAAGCATGGTCGGCGTGATAAAGTGGTTCGACCCTCAAATAACAACTCAGGCACTTTGCTCCACCTCCTTGGATTCAAGCGTTCCTAGGTCTGTTATGCCCCAGCCTTCCAATTCAGGAAGCAGTGTTTTTACTTCCTCACCGCTGACCCACTTCGTTTCATACAAGTCGACCACTCCGGCAAGTATGATGTTGTCAATTTTGTCTGAGAGCTTGTCCATGCCGGCCAGAGCCTTACGAAAATTCGTCCGGTCAAGGTTCTCTATGTTGTCTATGGCTAACACCTTCAAAGGTGGATTTGATCGTTCCAAGAAGGTCACCAGCATGGCAATTAAGAGTAGCAGCTGCTGCCCAGTGCTCAGGGCATCAAAGTTGCGCTCATCACCAAAATCGTTTTTCCAGCCGAATTGGAACACTTCTTTACCGGTATCTGATTCGGTTGAAAAGTAAAACTCATTGTCTATGCCCATAAGCCCTAGGTTTGCCTGGATATCTGCACGTATGGGTTCTAGAATGCCTTTTACAAGTTCACCCTGTAGTCCCTTTGGCCCCAGAGCTTCGGACAGATCCTTAATGCATTGAGCATTGTAGGTCGCCGTCTTGGAGTCAATCATGGTTGACTTAAGGTTGCTTAACATGATCTTAGCCTTCTCCTGCTCCTCGAGCTTGGCCTTTAGGTCTTTGATCTGTGCCTTAAGCCCTTCGCTCTGTTTCTCCAGTATTTCCAAAGGGGCGATGACCTCAGGCGGAAGGTTTTTAAGTCTTGCCAATTCTCCCTGATACATCTTTAGCTGATCACTGATCCGTGCCGCAGCATTGATTTCTTCTGCCTTTTTCTTCTCAAGAACAGCAATCGCTTTTCGGGTTTCATCGTTTACTTGATTCAACGTGGTTTGTTGTTTATGGGTTGCTGTACGCTTAAGATCGATATTGCTTTTACTTACCTCAAGGCCCTCAATTTCTTTACGGATTTCCTTCAGCACGGCCTGCTGCTCAGCTTCCTTTTGCCCCAATATGGCTAATTGTTGGCCAAAGACCGTTGCCGCTTTGCTAAAATCCTTATCACATCCAATCTTAGGATGTATAACGCAAACCCTGGCCGCTCCGTCATTATGCGATTGCTCATCAATCTGCTTTAAGGTTGACTCTAAAACACCTTTTTCGGCCTGAATTTGGGCTAGACTCACATAAGCTAGCCGGTCACGGTCCATCGCCTCTCTTAACTGGTTATTGACGGTTTCTAACTCCTGATCAAGAATTGCAAATGCCGCCTTAAAATCGAATTCCTTAATCTGCCCTTGGAGATCCACAATCTTCAAATCGTAATTTATCTCGGGTTTTGGACCAGGCTTGAGCAGTGTTTCAATCATTGTACTGAGATCAGCGGTCCTAACAAGTCTCTGATCGATCGCTCGTTTGCGTTCTCTATCCCGGGCCAACTGACTTTCACTGCCGGTGAGTTGTTGCTGCAGCTGCTCCAGTTCAGCTTTGTGTTGTACGATATTTCGATCTGTCTCGGCTAGCTGGTTTTTCATGTCGGCGAGCTTCTTTACTGCTCCTACAGCATTCTTCTTTTCATCGTTCCAGTGGGTCTGTTTTGCCTTTGCCCATTCAATCATTGACTGTAAGCCTGCCTGGATATCGTCAGCAGCGGGATACTCTTTCATCGCGTCCGTAATTAGTCCGTTCATAATTTTGTATTGATCGGGGTTGTTTACCTCAAGATCCATCGTGAGGAGTTTCGTCCGTAAGTGCTTCTCAACGCTGGCTCGATCCCAAAGATCGGATTCGATAGAGGATAAGCTATAAATAAAATCTCTGCGTTTGGCATCTGATAATGAAAGGAATTCATTAAAGTCCATCATCACCGGGAAGTTGCCGACCTCGAAAGCGATCCTTGCCTCTTTATCCGCCGCCTTCTTTTCGCCACGACTTGGGGATAAATCGATTCCCTGGGAAACTGAAACGTTATTAGCCCCGTCTTTCCCGCTCTTCTCGGTCCTTGTAAAGGTTCGAGTAAATGTTAATGTATCGGTGACTAACCCAACGGACATAGTATCGGCGCTCGACAGCTTGAACGTCTCAGCCGGTAACTTTCCCTTGCCTGGCACGTATCCTAGAAGCGCAATGCCTATGGCTTGTAATCGCGTTGTTTTGCCTTTACCATTGGGTCCTACTAGGATGTCCTTGCCGGTGAGTTTTTGGTTACTCATCTGGCCTTTGAGGTTACGCATGGTTATCTCTGTGATCAAAGCAGATCACCCCCGTTTGAACCTTCTTGATTTTCTTCCTCATCGATACTAGTTGCCAAATCTTCTTCGGTAAGCTCGCTTGATGGTATATCGATAACCTCAACCTTTTTGTTGTTTACGGTAATCGGTTCGCCATCAACAGCTTTTTGAGCTATATCCAAAAGTTCTTGCTGGGAGAAATCGTGGGAGAATCCGACCACGTTAACAACAGCGGTGCGAGCCTTTTCTGGTCCAGTTGGAACGACTAAGGTTGTCGCAAGTGCAGGGTGCTTCTTCATTGCGTTACGTTCGGCAATGGTTTGGGCTTTGCGCTCTGCAAAGAGCTTGTTTTGGACAAAAGTTTCGATGCAGGTCAAAATCTCTTTGTGACTGAAATCAGCCCAAACTCCCAAGTCTCCTTCGATTCGATAAAAGATCCCCTTTTGCTTGTCTTGATCCGTTAACATGGATTCCATACACAATCGCCCGGCTGCAGCATTAAATTTGATCTTTTTCACAAGGTCTTGGACAAAATACATTTGAATGTCATAGAGCAGTGTAGAGGTAGTGATAACTAAATTTCCGATTGGGCTTAAACCTATTGCCATTTTCTTAACCCATACCTTACTGATGCTTCCGGAAACGGGATCTATGATCGGGTAAGGGTTCACAACCATTGATCCATCCGGCAAAGTTATTTTTTCAGGCGTAATAACAGAAACGCCAGCAACCTTGTTCATTTCGTTGTATCCAGCGCCTGTGATCATAACTTTCCCTTGTATTTCAGCGAGATGACCCTTTTTCTCGTCGAGTTTAATTTGTGCTTTGACTGCTTTAACAAGACCGGATTCAGTTCTCTTAACAAATACGGCTCCGTCACCCAAAAGGGCTACTTCCTGAGATTGTTCTTGGGTCTTCGTATCTTTTACTGACATTTTTCGTTCCTCACTCTCTTTATTTAGGTCTACACTTTTGAGTTATCTATGGTACAATCAGGTTAGGATATTTCTTTTCAGCTTCCGCGCCAACGGGAGCTTTTTTCATGAGCAGGTTTATAAGGGTTTCACCGTTCCAGTCAATAAAGTAGAACTCGTATAGCTCTCCATTACTAACTTCAACACCGACTGTCCCTCGGTACTCCATACCGGGAAATATTTGCTGCAGCACTTTGTCTATGTCTTCGCGGTCAGCGTCGAGTTTGGAAATAATAGTGACCTTCATGAGTCCGTTACCCTGGAAGTCAACACCTGTTTGGTCTACCGCCGGGTTTTCAACAAGGCTTTGAATGTCCGAGAGCTGTGTCGGAGTTAGCCTTATCATGCGACACCAGCCATTCTAATCCTGATTACCTCAATAAAAGTTGCTAAGAATTCTCCGTTCGTCAACTCCCTGGAAGTACCAAATACCTTCTTAAGTACAGAGGGATCAGCACACGCAAACGTCCGTGCGTGACGAATACCTCTTTCAACTCTTGTGGCCTTTGTGTTATTCCTTTTGGCAACAGTAGGATATAAATCTGTAGTTAGGCTATAAATTGCATCTGGCTTTTCTTGGAGATATTTGATGGCAGCTTTAATGTACTCATATCCTCTTATATGAGCCGGAACTCCTAACTCTCGAAGAGTGTTGATGACTTCCAGGTCGAATTGATCCAGTTTTTCCAATTGAGCCCCCTCCTTTACTTTTCAATCCAAACTTCCACTTCCCAGACCCCGAATTCCAGAGCCTCCCGTCGGTTCTCAATATAAATATCTAACCTATTCCCTCGGATTGCTCCCCCTCGATCTGTGACTGTGTACCTATTCTGCAGCTCCGGAATATAGATTTCGGTCCCGAAAGCTATCTCTGGGTCGGCAGCTATGGTCCTGCCCTCTTCAACCCGTTCCCCGCTAGCTGTTATGCCTTTTCCGTCCATCCCCGCGTCATGAGCGCTGTAGGCCGTAACAATCATGATTCGGCGTTCATGCTTTGGCGCTGCACTACGGCTAATCGGCATTGCAGGGACCGACACCGGCGGGGATTGCTTGATTGATGGCGGCAGCTCCGGGCAAATAGCATCCAGTGGAGTAAGACATAGGATCACTGCTACCAACGGGATAACAAAAATCTTTCGAACTTCTAATCACTCCTATCATGGATAGCTTTTCAACATGGGCACATACGATGGCAAACCGGCATTGTTGGTAGTCTCTCAGCCCTGTGCATCCGCCACAGGTTTGCAGGTGACTGATAAATCGTACATATAAGCTCACCGGCGCGCCCTCCCTCGCCTTGCTAAATAAGGGGTAAACAACACCGTATTAAGCCCGAGTGCCCAGCAGCCAGTCTTATCGCGTTCCCACCGGACTCCGCAGACGCGACAGCGGGCAACGGTTTTGCGCCTGCGAAAACTTATAGCCTGTCCACACAAACAAGTCGGGACCAGCATAGGGCCTCACTCCTCTGCTGCTTTTTTCTCCTCCGGGATAGCTATTTCAGACAATCTGCCGCACTCGCCGACTCTGTGAAACTGATTCGCGAAAACAAGTATTGAGTTGCGCATTTTCAGGTATTCGGCGTCATTACACTGCATAGAGCAGAGGTGGTATGCCAGTTGTGCACCTAAGCGTTTGTCAATTTTCCAGCGTAATCCACCGCATCTAAGTGGTAAGCAAGAGAAATCGAGATCGGCCCCGCTGAGATTGGCCTCGCTGAGATTGGCCTCGCTGAGATCGGCCCTGCGGAGATTGGCCCCGCTGAGATCGGCCCTGCGGAGATTGGCCCCGCTGAGATCGGCCCTGCGGAGATTGGCCCCGCTGAGATCGGCCCTGCTGAGATCGGCCTCGCTGAGATTGGCCCCGCTGAGATTGGCCCCGCTGAGATCGGCCTCGCTGAGATTGGCCCCGCTGAGATCGGCCCTGCTGAGATTGGCCCCGCTGAGATCGGCCCTGCTGAGATCGGCCTCGCTGAGATTGGCCCCGCTGAGATTGGCCCCGCTGAGATCGGCCTCGCTGAGATTGGCCCCGCTGAGATTGGCCCTGCGGAGATTGGCCCCGCTGAGATCGGCCCTGCTGAGATCGGCCTCGCTGAGATTGGCCCCGCTGAGATTGGCCCCGCTGAGATCGGCCTCGCTGAGATTGGCCCCGCTGAGATCGGCCCTGCTGAGATCGGCCTCGCTGAGATTGGCCCCGCTGAGATTGGCCCCGCTGAGATCGGCCTCGCTGAGATCGGCCCTGCTGAGATCGGCCTCGCTGAGATTGGCCCCGCTGAGATTGGCCCCGCTGAGATTGTAATCCAAAATCGCTTTTTTGCAGCCGTTTT encodes the following:
- a CDS encoding DUF4373 domain-containing protein yields the protein MARPQKEGLDYFSLDVDMDQDDKVLLIEAKHKITGFAILLKLLMKVYKEGYFYKWSEREQLLFSSRVNVDIDIVTDVVNDCLKWDLFNSLLYEKYQILTSGGIQRRYIEAVKRRKEVTLIREYLVIDPPLDKDDFKIHLINVNKNPLNADINPADSEIKDTEIPKVKESKVKENKANNSFARFWDAYPKKKSKGQAEKAFTKLKVDEQFMGVILAAIKRAKKSADWQKENGRFIPYPSTWLNAKGWEDEQPKDPGDKPPEPPKPGKYDNFYL
- a CDS encoding DNA adenine methylase; this translates as MKTVLKYPGSKWSTAEWIISNFPRNYKKMTYLESHFGSGGVFFQKERSVIETINDLDGNVVNLFRVIREHPEELARLIEFTPWSRQEYRLSYEMTGNSIEDARRFLVRMWQAIGAKSSDSTGWRNNIQANNGNLTQFSLRLPKYITAAAERLKHTSGCLVQIENQPAIRLIERHRKENVLIYADPPYVLSTRHGRIYKHEMSDADHVELLETLMLHPGPVIISGYENELYLRMLRGWRTEKRIARCEAGQKREEVIWMNYNSDRASLF
- a CDS encoding DNA cytosine methyltransferase translates to MIEKTLAVLFSGVGGFSHGAKKAKVEYGGQVYKYRLLVAIDCDPVACLNHDIITGDNTAMVMDLFSREQYIAFHGKEPPAEWREVTPWDIWVAFGYQVPNVVFLSPPCKGLSGLLPEESAQSEKYQALNELTVRGMELVLMACYLYGDGEVPDIIHFENVPRITSRGKHLLRQIGDLLKKYCYAVNMNPKHSLGKIGGLGQNRVRFLIMARQQGKIPNLIYLPQKKSLKSIGDVIGPLPLPGDTESCGWMHRVPRLQWKTWIRLALIPAGGDWRDLQRDCYANIYQVVPFDYPAPTVTGSHRPNNGAISVADPRVNYNPRSGAFRVQNWDKPGPTITGSTRTGGSNGISGVADPRIENVQGYGNKYRITRYEEPAPTVTGGRIGSGAVLISDPRVGSGYSNKRKVLEWDKPGTTVTGIADIQSGAQSIADPRLNCSPRSGSYKVQKWEKTASTITSADVHSGSAAVADPRIPEETESGVWMIIAVDGTWHRPLTTFELAMLQSFSRYLPDGRPFQLEGCSDAKAREYIGNAYPSDSAEAICEVTLLALAKADAKIEFELTNETIWVTPVEERDGERELEYENSSKIPR
- a CDS encoding ATP-dependent helicase gives rise to the protein MNLLYGLNDQQLQAVTSDSPIILNLAGAGSGKTRVLTHRMAYLHQEKRVGTSNMLALTFTRLAAKEMKERVMALIGTAEGYKLTVGTFHSFCVQVLREFGYLVDLEPNFTIYDEEDRTDIIHSCVDELGYKKIKVRDVIDNLYKDLSGLDQSLARVIEEYGYRLKRNNAMDLDGLLVSTRNVLESSQAQRELQNRYRYIFVDEFQDTNDIQFEIIHLLNPENLFVVGDDFQSIYQFRGANVRNIIEFPDKYQKCEVIKLERNYRSTKQIVSAANSLIKHNLSQTEKALIADREGLDIRYLIMPDEDAESRKVADLIASESKSEAWSNVAVLARTNRQLQTIKDVLDRRNIPSLIVSSQNDVFKKQDIRKIIAFIEVAINPQDDANIHKVINFPNMRFTDLDINNLEFKALDQGWSLSDIMKIGTEKEKAFYALLESIKDRVENIETARDVIEEAIHQLSLRIYYDNEGLKNRQEDVSAMLLEVERWQNVQESLGEPNGIYSFLKWLRTKDIQEKLVQEKVDSVKLMTVHASKGLEFPVVFVIGMNQNVFPSKRAEDIEEERRLFYVAITRAKDRLYLTRPEQREAYPGGPMALQVESQFIQEIELEQAECIGQSQGRTVGFGWME
- a CDS encoding AAA family ATPase, whose translation is MITEITMRNLKGQMSNQKLTGKDILVGPNGKGKTTRLQAIGIALLGYVPGKGKLPAETFKLSSADTMSVGLVTDTLTFTRTFTRTEKSGKDGANNVSVSQGIDLSPSRGEKKAADKEARIAFEVGNFPVMMDFNEFLSLSDAKRRDFIYSLSSIESDLWDRASVEKHLRTKLLTMDLEVNNPDQYKIMNGLITDAMKEYPAADDIQAGLQSMIEWAKAKQTHWNDEKKNAVGAVKKLADMKNQLAETDRNIVQHKAELEQLQQQLTGSESQLARDRERKRAIDQRLVRTADLSTMIETLLKPGPKPEINYDLKIVDLQGQIKEFDFKAAFAILDQELETVNNQLREAMDRDRLAYVSLAQIQAEKGVLESTLKQIDEQSHNDGAARVCVIHPKIGCDKDFSKAATVFGQQLAILGQKEAEQQAVLKEIRKEIEGLEVSKSNIDLKRTATHKQQTTLNQVNDETRKAIAVLEKKKAEEINAAARISDQLKMYQGELARLKNLPPEVIAPLEILEKQSEGLKAQIKDLKAKLEEQEKAKIMLSNLKSTMIDSKTATYNAQCIKDLSEALGPKGLQGELVKGILEPIRADIQANLGLMGIDNEFYFSTESDTGKEVFQFGWKNDFGDERNFDALSTGQQLLLLIAMLVTFLERSNPPLKVLAIDNIENLDRTNFRKALAGMDKLSDKIDNIILAGVVDLYETKWVSGEEVKTLLPELEGWGITDLGTLESKEVEQSA
- a CDS encoding sporulation initiation factor Spo0A C-terminal domain-containing protein; translation: MEKLDQFDLEVINTLRELGVPAHIRGYEYIKAAIKYLQEKPDAIYSLTTDLYPTVAKRNNTKATRVERGIRHARTFACADPSVLKKVFGTSRELTNGEFLATFIEVIRIRMAGVA
- a CDS encoding 3D domain-containing protein produces the protein MPISRSAAPKHERRIMIVTAYSAHDAGMDGKGITASGERVEEGRTIAADPEIAFGTEIYIPELQNRYTVTDRGGAIRGNRLDIYIENRREALEFGVWEVEVWIEK
- a CDS encoding pentapeptide repeat-containing protein, with product MDIKAGDFVKGKPEASIQYGMTDENMTKGVVTGVNGEQIKIKIIEHAKGRTGAFWVEAKYFEVIGHQKEFNRVEVLELLQNGCKKAILDYNLSGANLSGANLSEADLSRADLSEADLSGANLSGANLSEADLSRADLSGANLSEADLSGANLSGANLSEADLSRADLSGANLRRANLSGANLSEADLSGANLSGANLSEADLSRADLSGANLSRADLSGANLSEADLSGANLSGANLSEADLSRADLSGANLRRADLSGANLRRADLSGANLRRADLSEANLSEANLSGADLDFSCLPLRCGGLRWKIDKRLGAQLAYHLCSMQCNDAEYLKMRNSILVFANQFHRVGECGRLSEIAIPEEKKAAEE